A genome region from Nocardiopsis exhalans includes the following:
- a CDS encoding YcaO-like family protein has product MSNTARSALPRRPLTDLVDARSGLVHSLVPEPLHPSLPPALHLVAAHPNTRHGGGARGQATPGGAAWWDRAAAEAAALGEAVERHCADSVPVERRSRWSDLAAEGVAAVDPASLALYSDQQYDAPGFPFVRFDRDLTVAWTRGYSVPEQEPVLVPTSLIGLGAVEGQPLTHLPVNAGVAAATDVDGARLSALEEVLERHCLATAWEFGTAFDPLPVPPWLTGVLGGDAAAQECFVWSVPNEFGLPVAAVLLRDRRDGVLGMGTALRPRTDAAVAKAAAEAVVSCQAARRLCDEREMGALFEEQPDTVLRPWRAQRDYARAYRSDLRDLVDVSCHVQYHLDPGVWPELSACLGSGTHPEGWSASREAADRAAYPGIVRERGYRVVAVDLTTPDVASCGLAVARAVVPGLRATAPAAFPMLGGSRPCPPERSLPHLRPLPLPHA; this is encoded by the coding sequence GTGTCGAACACCGCACGATCCGCACTGCCGCGGCGCCCGCTGACAGACCTGGTGGACGCCCGTTCGGGTCTGGTGCACTCCCTGGTGCCCGAACCCCTGCACCCCTCCCTTCCTCCGGCGCTGCACCTGGTGGCCGCGCACCCGAACACCCGGCACGGTGGCGGCGCGCGCGGCCAGGCCACCCCGGGTGGCGCCGCCTGGTGGGACCGGGCCGCGGCCGAGGCGGCCGCCCTGGGTGAGGCGGTCGAGCGCCACTGCGCGGACTCGGTACCCGTGGAGCGCCGCTCCCGCTGGAGCGACCTGGCCGCCGAGGGCGTCGCTGCCGTGGACCCCGCCTCGCTGGCCCTGTACTCCGACCAGCAGTACGACGCGCCGGGTTTCCCGTTCGTCCGCTTCGACCGCGATCTGACGGTGGCCTGGACACGTGGATACTCGGTCCCGGAGCAGGAACCCGTCCTGGTCCCCACCTCACTGATCGGACTGGGCGCCGTCGAGGGCCAACCCCTGACCCACCTGCCGGTCAACGCCGGTGTGGCCGCGGCAACCGACGTCGACGGGGCACGGCTGTCCGCGCTGGAGGAAGTGCTGGAACGGCACTGCCTGGCCACCGCCTGGGAGTTCGGGACCGCCTTCGATCCCCTTCCCGTGCCCCCGTGGCTGACCGGGGTGCTCGGCGGCGACGCGGCCGCCCAGGAGTGCTTCGTGTGGTCGGTGCCCAACGAGTTCGGCCTGCCGGTCGCCGCCGTGCTGCTGCGCGACCGCCGGGACGGGGTGCTGGGTATGGGCACGGCGCTGCGTCCGAGAACTGATGCCGCCGTGGCCAAGGCGGCGGCCGAGGCCGTGGTCTCCTGCCAGGCCGCCCGACGCCTGTGCGACGAGCGGGAGATGGGTGCGCTGTTCGAGGAACAGCCGGACACGGTGCTCAGGCCCTGGCGGGCCCAGCGCGACTACGCCCGCGCCTACCGCTCCGACCTGCGCGACCTGGTGGACGTCTCCTGCCACGTCCAGTACCACCTCGACCCGGGGGTGTGGCCGGAGCTGTCCGCCTGTCTGGGCTCGGGCACGCACCCCGAGGGGTGGTCGGCCTCGCGCGAGGCGGCCGATCGCGCGGCCTACCCGGGGATCGTGCGTGAACGCGGCTACCGGGTGGTGGCCGTGGATCTGACCACCCCCGACGTCGCCTCCTGCGGTCTGGCCGTGGCCCGGGCGGTGGTCCCCGGGCTGCGGGCCACCGCACCGGCCGCCTTCCCGAT